A window of Daphnia pulicaria isolate SC F1-1A chromosome 4, SC_F0-13Bv2, whole genome shotgun sequence genomic DNA:
ctgtattttcttatttattatcaATATTTGAGCTTTTTAGTGGTGTTTTTCgctttaaaatttaccctatgtacatctatttccagtcattttgtcttattttttttaccagttatctttctctctcttgcctaTAGGAACTGTCAAAATGGTAAAATCATGATTTTAAGGTATATTTATCACATTAAGTAACTCAGTTTATTACAGGTGATATTTCCTTCAGTAACCTgcttttttcccatcaaaacacccctattttctttgtaaaatatcaattatGGAGTATGGCTTGGTAAGCTCGCTAAGTTGTTTCCTGCATTTTACATTCTGTCTATAGAAAGTTTGcagccattcaattttattaaccatttttctaatttttttgatccagggaccctttttctgaagaaattacCAGTATTATTGGTTATCAGTTGAATTTTCTTCATCGTGAACTATGAAGGCTGGAATGAGAACatgtaagttgtttttttatattggaATTGCTTCCAttgtatttaaattaatataaatATGTTCTTTGATAGGTTCCTGTGTTAAAAAACCTCATTCACACTCAGATTCCGttatatattatttatttaagttaaaattttccttcGCTCTGAAGCATAGGGTAAAATGGAGTTTGGttaatttaaacttaaatttcaattgttttaatgtgatcccaattaattattatgtttGGTTTCATATTGTTCTTTGTAAACAGTCtaaattttacaatttcaaattatttgtaaaaacaataaattttttaaattttgatactGTTTAGTACTTAACGCAGACggatctttcttttcttgtttgcatTTTGTAGTCTTAAATAGGTCTGTATATTTTTactgtattttcttatttgtaattaatatttgagcatttttgtaattaataTTTGAGCATTTTAAAGCTGTTAATCCATTCTTAGCATTTAAATTGACCCTACTCAcatctttttttagttatttagtGTTAATTTCGTTaccagttttctttctctctctggccTAGGAACTGTCAAAATGGTAAATTCGTGATTTTAAGGTAGATTTATCATATTAAGGTACTCAGTTCATTACAAGTGAGATTTTCTTTAGTAACCTGCTTTTTTCACATCAAAATACCcccattttctttgtaaaatatCAGTTATGGGGTATGGCTTGGTCAGTTCGCTAAGTTGTTTCTCACATTATACATTCTGTCTACAGGAAACTTcagccattcaattttattaaccatttttctattattactGATCCAGGGACCCTTTTTCCTGAAGAAACTACCAGTATTATTGGTTATCAGTGGAATTTTTATCATCGTAAACTGTGAAGGCTGGAATGAGAACATGTAAGTTAACATACATGTTCTCATTGTAATTAATTCTAATATTCTCATTCCTTAAGTTAATCCAAGGCCTGGGATATGCTGTCAGTAGGATCTCGTCTATATCATTTATGGTATTAGGTCAGAGAAACCTATATAGACGCCTAGGTGAATCGAAGGGTATTTTCATATTCATCAATGTTACAATTACTTAtacttatgtttttattcaattCTAGTGGAGGTGGCCATTCAGTTGCTGTGCTGTTTGACAGCAAAGGGAAAAAACTTATATTGAACTGCAGGGACCTTGCACAAACCATTGGGTGAATATTTTCGTTATCTACAAGTTTGTCAAAATTAAAGCAAAAATGTAATGAAAATATTCATATTTAGCTCATTGGAATGGAGGAAGGCTAAACAAGGATCCATGCTATGATACAAGAAGGGAAAGAGAAAGTTGGATGACTGGCtgaattcttttctgttgaatAAGGATGGATCGACATCAAGATGTGGAGGATGGGCTATCTCTTGGCAGATATAAAGGAAGTGGTAAGTCACAGTCTTGAAACAAAATAGTGTACTACTGGCCCATAATATTAGTTTCTTTGCAGCTTCCTGGGTAGCGGACCAggtattaaaaatttacataGACGAAGAAGATAACAGGTGTCCTCCTCATGACTCTGCAGTCATGAAAAGGCAATCTTTGAACTTTTAAACATCGCCGATAggtataatttgaaaataaatgactagttttatttcctttactGTTAAGAATATACTATTTCTCATTTTGTTACTTTTCTAGttgataatttatttttcttcaagtgaattcaaaatttgacactttttaaagtcttattcttctcaattttaacgtgattttcttttcttcagattTGGATTACTGGAGTACTGCCATACGAAATCCAGCATAGCCGTTTTCTCTGGGCTGTTTGCAAAACTCGCCAATGGTACTAAATAACGCTGGCGATCCTTTATGTTGTCACATTTTCCGTGAAGTTTGATGGTCTCTCGGAGAGTATGTCGGCGCGTTACTTCCATCAATCAGCAAAGTGATAAAACTGCCCATCACTCATAACAAATATAGTCATATTAAATTGATCGTTCTCTTTTTTCAGGACCTTCTCGGCGAGCCCAATGAATTACCTATTTGcgatattaaaatattttggctGTTATTAACCCCCAATTAGATGGATATGAGGTGACAATGGAAGACTGCTACCGTCGCGTTTTTCCATGGCAGTTGGCTAATGATAGTGAGACATATAAGTTATTGTACAATGTAAAGAAATTAACTTCTTGTTTCTTTAGTATCGTTCcaagaaaaattcagtttGATAGATGCCTGGATGCTTTGTATCCGAAGCAAAGAAGAAGTTTTGCAGTTAAGAGAGGAAATGGGAAGATATGAAACAGGATTGATGACCattagaagaaaaatagaagataTCTTTCAAAGGGACCATAAAAGTGGCGATATCTTAGTTCGTGGAAAGCGTTCATTATGCAGTCGGAACTAAAGAGACTTGATCGCTTGTTAAACGATTGTGACATCTGGTTTAGGGGTGCGGTTAGCGCCTATTCGAGGAATAATAGAGTACATGTAGTAGTAGGTAATAATGAAGATGATAGCGACGATGAAAACGATTGTGAAAGTAGTGATGACAACGAGGAACCTTGACGATGAGGCTGATTTTGGTGAAAACATTGATAATTGTGATGCCGAAGAGATTGATGATTCTACATCGGATGATTCTATTGTATTGAATTAGGCAGTAATCTTCTATTGGCAAAAAGTGTACGGTTACATTTCCTAAATACTTTCTTCATGACCGCTGAAATAAACTATTTTCTCATGATTTTCATCGGAGtcttcatttaatttgaatgtTCTATTTACGCGTGAGCAAAGTACGTGCCAAGAAGATTTGTTTATGTGTAATACGATGAAAGTGATAGCGGAAGAACGGACTATGATGATGTCGATCAGGGAACGGCAATTAAAGATGAGTGGGATGAATAAGAATGAATTAAATGTACATGCATGTACAATAGATTACATTTGAATCCATATAAAGATTCAGCGTAAAAAGTTGTACATAGTTCATTATTTTCAATACGATCGGAGGCAGCCTGCATAGCGTTATGTGCGTTTGCGTGAATTGCCGGTACATGCGTGTAAAATTGATCGTTTATGGATCCATATTAAGATTCAGCGTAAAAAGTTGACTATAGGGcgttaattttattgtttttggcGATAGCCTGCGGGACTTATTCGTTTTCGACGAAATTTTTCATGGAATCAAAACGACCCAATTCACTTTCTTTATCTAGGCAacctttttccaaaattttttttgtcgccaACGACAAACTCCCGCCAAAAATAATGAAGATAATGTACTTGTTCAACTTTTTACGTTGAATCCAAATATGGATTCATAAACAATCAATTTTACACGCATGTACCGGCAATTCACGCTGAACGATAATTCACGCAAACGCACATAACGCTATGCAGGCTGCCTCCGATCGTATTGCAAATAATTAACTATGTACAACTTTTTACGCTGAATCTTTATATGGATTCAAATTTAATCCATTGTACATGCATGTACATTTAATTCATGCGAAACGTTAATACGTTAATACGTTAAGCGGAAAATTATACAAAGCGGATAATTTGACACACACATGCAGAAAAGAGGCGTCGCAATTTCACATCGGAGTGGCGGGGCTGAGCGCCAAGGCCCGCGACGGAGCCCACACGGCCCGGAAGGGAACTCGAATGTTTCGCGTCAATCGCATCGTCAACCATCTATCTTACAATCCGTCCAAGAGCAAAGTGGCCTACGACATCGCCCTGATTCAATTGGACCAGGAAGCCGAGTGGAACGATCTGGTCCAGCCGTCCTGTCTCCCCAATCCAGACAAAGATTCCTACACCGGAATGATGACCACCGTGGCCGGATGGGGTCTGACCAACGAGATCCAAAACGGTAAATCGtatatggaaattttttgggatatcgttgaaaatttttgaaaaaacgaGGCTAAGCTCAGCTTTTTTGTGTTATATTATCCATTcgccaaaaataataaaacgaaagGTGGTCAACGGCCAAACGCCCTACAGAAAGTTTACCTGCCCTAAATATaacattcatttatttatagagAATTGGTGTAATATACCGGGGGATAGAGAAGGAATGAAAACAccatatatattttaaaaaaaatctgtattTCTCAGGATCTCAGGTATAAAACAATACATAACAATCGCACTTATCATGAAACGCAATGAAGCATTAGCAATGAAGAAAGTTTGATGAAGATGTGAAAGATGAGATTAATGGTAAAAAAGGGACTCAGACCAATGATGTCAACGAACCAGAGAGTGTTGAGGTGAATGAAGCGAACACGGATCTGCCTCCTCCCCATGAACTCGTCATCCAACTCATATTCAGTTTCGGTTCCCTGATCGAATCAGAGACAACTTGGGCAAATGAAATGCTCAGACTGTGAAATTTGGCCGCGTTTCAAACCTAAGCACCTGTCTGacacaaataaacaaattaatttttattgcaacaaatttaaatttaaatttattttacgtttGGTGAAACCATTTGCCACATTTGCCATCACACAGAATCCATATCGGTCTCCTCCCTCGGCTAAATAAAGTAATATGCATAATGAatcaaaattacaaacataacAGCATGTAAGAGCAACTTTACCTTTCTGCAAGGCAGAGCTGCGCATAATGTAGGTTTCCTTAAAGGATCCGAGGTTGAGTCTACGTCATCCGCAAAAGATTTCTCCATGCGTCTTTATTTCGACTTTCGTGTTCCATTTTCCGGATCGCATATGGCCAGAGGAACTTCTTTTCGAGCTTTTGATGACGTGACTTGTACTTGAATGGTCCCTTCTTTTAATGCTGCCGTTGCTCTTGGCAAAGTGGGTACCGGAACTTCATCGGTATATGACCAAGCTCCTTTAATCACAGCAGAAGTAGCTGTTGATCGATGTAGTATTTTCGGAACTTTAGTGGTAGCTGGAGGCAGTTCTACTAAAACCGTAGCTGGCCGACTTGCTGTGGCTGCAGGAGCAGTTGATCGACTTGTTGAAGTTGAAGGAGTAGCTGACCGACTTTCTGGGGCTGCAGGAGCAACTGATCGACTTGTTTGAATTGGAGGAGTAGCTGGCTGACTATCTGGGGCTGCAGGAGCAGTTGGTCGACTTGTTGAAGTTGCTGGCCCACTTTCTggggcagcaggagcagctggTCGACTTGTTTGAATTGAAGGAGTAGCTGGCCGACTTTCTGGGGCTGCAGGAGCAGCTGGTCGACTTGTTGAAGGAGTAGCTGGCCGACTTGTTGAAGTTGCTGGCCGACTGTCTGGGTCTACAGGAGCAGTTGGTCGACTTGTTGAAGTTGCTGGCGAGTTAATTATCCGGTTAAAAAATCTCGTCTGTCTGATTAATAATTTCAACTGTAAgatatcaataataaaaacaataaaaactaCTCCATACTTGCTGCttctattgtttttgttgaattacTATAGcttgaaaaagtagaaaagacTTGTTCCCGTTCTTCTACTAAAGTTTCAGCTGATCCATCTCTCCAATGACCAAAATATAGGATCTGTaacgaaaaacgaaataattagTATAAAATTATCGTTttataataaatttcaatACCTGGCATGGCCAGCTATGCGCTTGGCCGTGTAGCCAAGAGAGGACTTTTGTTCTAAGAGATAAAAACTTTCAAGAGCACTTTTCAGGAATGCTATGGAcacgaaaagaaattaatatgaTAATActacaaacattaaaaatgctCTTACAGGTTACAGTTTGGTTGAAATCTGGTTCAACATAAATTGAATCAGCTGGTTGATCATGGATATCTGGCCACCGAGAAAAACTttctaaaaacaataaaactagAACAATAAAGTAGTTTTCGAATAAGTCATACTAAGAATAAGATAATAAAGTTTACCATCTCTCTTTCGCTTAATCCTACTTTGAGCTACAAGTTCAGAACTTTTCTGTTTAGAACCGTCTCCTGAGTTATCCGCACCACTAGCAAATAGTCCGCAAGATTTCATTCCTTAAATAAAgcaaatttaacatttaaaatatttcatttgtctaagaaaaacaaacctttTCTTCGACTGCAATTGTACTTCTTAACTCGAGTCTTTTGTACTCGAGTCTTTTGTTCTTCGCTTCTTAAATCACAACCTTTACGTTCCATATTTCCCATTAAACGAATTCAATAGCTAAACTAGAATAATCAAATCCAATtacaaactaaaataaaaacgcaGTATATTACAGTTGACAGTGGGGACAGCagaactgaaaaatgtaaacaagtaTAGAAATATGCGTCTGCAAAAAGTACTAAACAGtatccaaatttaaaaaattaaattgtattttcaaataaattgaatttgcaaaatttagactgtttacaaataaaatatgaaacaaaacgtaataattaattgagatccaatttaaaaaatgcaaatttaagtttaaattaacaaaactCCATTTTACCCTATGCTTCAGAGCgaaggaaaattttaactaaactAAGAATAAATAACTGAATCTGAATCTGTATGAGGTTGTTTAACACAGGAACCTATCAAAgaacatttaaattaattgaaatacaaTGGAAGCAagtccaataataaaaaaaacaacttacatGTTCCAGCCTTCATAGTTTACGATAAAGAAAATTCCACTGATAACCAATAATACTGgtaatttcttcagaaaaagggtccctggatcaataataatagaaaattattaataaaattgaacggCTGCAAACTTTCTATAGACAGAATGTAAAATGCAGGAAACAACTTAGCGAGCTTACCAAGCCATACTCCataattgatattttacaaagaaaataggggtgttttgatgggaaaaaagcAGGTTACTGAAGGAAATATCACCTGTAATAAACTGAGTTACTTAATATGATAAATATACCTTAAAATCATGATTTTACCATTTTGACAGTTCCTAtaggcaagagagagaaagataactggtaaaaaaaataagacaaaatgactggaaatagatgtacatagggtaaattttaaagcTGAGTACGAAAAACACCACTAAAAAGCTCAAATATtgataataaataagaaaatacagcAAAAATATACGggcctatttaagaaaaatcaaaatggccgCCGAAATCAACAAATCTGGGACAACCAATTGGCCACCGCGGCAGCACTCGTTTCCCCCTACTAACCTGAGAGCGCATTTTGAGGACGAACGTTTGAGCTAGCTCACCAGTTCCGTGTtgtttaaaccaccgcgcatcagagcgcctgatacccgttcaaaataaatgattttcttccgtcaacccacacatagttcatacgatgtcttacgccgaaagacttttgatggggttttttttgttttgcaacttttagttgtttcgtgctcaaccaaagccatatgcgcaaaacatttgtcttgttcgtttatgatccttccgcaggttcacctacggaaaccttgttacgacttttacttcctctaaaggatcaagttcgaccatctttcagtctcgccgttggtaggcaccgcacgggcagagattgctccccactcgacggcaccccgacaagcccgtccgaaggcctcactaaatcattcaatcggtagtagcgacgggcggtgtgtacaaagggcagggacgtaatcgacgcgggctagtgacccgcgcctactagggattcctggttcatggggatcattgcagtccccaatcccaaccacgaaggaggttcagcggttacccggtcctttcggacagggagagtgaaacacgctgattccttcagtgtagcgcgcgtgcggcccaggacatctaagggcatcacagacctgttattgctcactgtcacgcggctggacgccgcttgtccctctaagaagactgcgtgacggacgcgagagcagaaggtatcgccggggatgacgacgaccgaataacaatagagccagcccccgcgagacattcccgacaaagccccgccatacctcatccgccaggcaaccaacccgtgaaggccgtacacccgacgaacaaagcacaacgaaaccaagccgagagattgcctcactaaaggaaccagtcccaccgagacccgaatcgccgccacctgatcccgacgcctccgtactcccttcggtttcaattgataaaacccgtcacctatttagcaggctagagtctcgttcgttatcggaattaaccagacaaatcgctccaccaactaagaacggccatgcaccaccacccaccgaatcaagaaagagctctcaatctgtcaatccttccagtgtccgggcctggtgaggtttcccgtgttgagtcaaattaagccgcaggctccactcctggtggtgcccttccgtcaattcctttaagtttcagctttgcaaccatacttcccccggaacccaaagactttggtttcccggaagctgcccgtcgagtcattggagtaactccgacggattgctggttggcatcgtttatggttagaactagggcggtatctgatcgccttcgaacctctaactttcgttcttgatcaaggaaaacattcttggcaaatgccttcgctgttgttcgtcttgcggcggtccaagaatttcacctctgtcgccgcagtacgaatgcccccgtccgtctctattgaccattacctcgggtccaaaagtaaaagaccagcaaaatcggaccgaggtcctattccatcattccatgctgcgatattcaggcgttgggatacacctgctttgagcactctaatttgttcaaagtaaacgttgccggccgcccgagacacccggtgaagggcaccccgaacgattgactgggtggagcgaatcgagtcaactacgaccaaaattaaaaaagaacccgaaagaactttccaactctggccgcagatacaacaacgacgcaccgaccaccactccggcgatgttgtcctaccgtgaagagagtcgggctttgacacccgggctcccagagcgtgaaacgcaacacccttgattcagagcggcgccgcccggccgaagacagacatccgactacgagctttttaaccgcaacaactttaatatacgctattggagctggagttaccgcggctgctggcaccagacttgccctccaatggttcctcgttaaaggatttaaagtgtactcattccaatcacggggcctcggaagagtcccgtatcgttatttttcgtcactacctccccgtgccgggagtgggtaatttgcgcgcctgctgccttccttgga
This region includes:
- the LOC124337479 gene encoding uncharacterized protein LOC124337479 isoform X2, whose amino-acid sequence is MGNMERKGCDLRSEEQKTRVQKTRVKKYNCSRRKGMKSCGLFASGADNSGDGSKQKSSELVAQSRIKRKRDESFSRWPDIHDQPADSIYVEPDFNQTVTSFLKSALESFYLLEQKSSLGYTAKRIAGHARSYILVIGEMDQLKL
- the LOC124337479 gene encoding uncharacterized protein LOC124337479 isoform X1, encoding MGNMERKGCDLRSEEQKTRVQKTRVKKYNCSRRKGMKSCGLFASGADNSGDGSKQKSSELVAQSRIKRKRDVLLFLESFSRWPDIHDQPADSIYVEPDFNQTVTSFLKSALESFYLLEQKSSLGYTAKRIAGHARSYILVIGEMDQLKL